The Amblyomma americanum isolate KBUSLIRL-KWMA chromosome 3, ASM5285725v1, whole genome shotgun sequence genome window below encodes:
- the LOC144124010 gene encoding uncharacterized protein LOC144124010: MLGDGSSSAVSARSLRLPQSSPADRQLWLTQVNSQFTIYRITTQAQQFHHVSASLPPEIAAEFRDLLITPPASAQFDTLAAELIKRTAASKELICSEELGDHKLTQLLRWLQQLLGDKAAIFDQAFLRDFFVQRSPSSVCLVLVPAQGLSFEKFAQPADSVMDVSNPSSIQTFHPNIIS; this comes from the coding sequence ATGCTTGGTGACGGATCCTCCAGTGCAGTCTCTGCGCGGTCCCTTCGCCTACCCCAGTCCTCGCCGGCCGATCGTCAACTCTGGCTCACTCAAgtcaacagccagttcactattTACCGCATCACCACCCAGGCGCAGCAGTTCCATCACGTCTCTGCGTCGCTACCACCTGAGATTGCCGCCGAATTCCGCGACCTCCTCATAACTCCGCCCGCCTCGGCCCAGTTTGACACGTTGGCTGCTGAGCTCATCAAGCGAACAGCCGCCTCGAAAGAGCTCATCTGCTCCGAAGAACTGGGGGACCACAAACTAACacagctgctgcggtggctccaGCAGCTCCTAGGTGACAAGGCTGCCATCTTCGACCAAGCCTTCCTGCGTGACTTTTTCGTTCAGCGCTCGCCGTCGTCGGTCTGCCTAGTGCTTGTGCCCGCCCAGGGGTTGTCTTTCGAGAAGTTTGCTCAGCCGGCGGATTCCGTCATGGACGTTTCCAACCCCAGCAGTATCCAAACCTTCCACCCCAACATCATCTCTTAA